Genomic DNA from Prunus persica cultivar Lovell chromosome G1, Prunus_persica_NCBIv2, whole genome shotgun sequence:
TAAATATATTTCAGTATGTTAACATGCTTAAGGTATTCACCATTCCAGAACTAAATCTCTTGATTAAGATCAAGAGTAGCGGTTCTTGGATCGGAGTGCATATTTGTATCTCAAACATCATTTATCATTTCACCAAATGACATTTTCAACAAATAATTCATGGTCAAGGAATTCTGGTTGTTCTTTATGAAAAGTACGCACCAGTTTGaggtttgttttatttttattttattcatgcCATCAATGTCATGGTCAAGGCTTCTTTCCCGATAAGGTATGTAATGTCATGGTCAAGGCTTCTTTAGCGATACATCGAAAGTTGCAGGAATGTAACCAACCTGCAGCTTCAACTAGCGATCACTTCGGTTTACAAGAAGTTTGACGCTACGGCTAGTGCAAGATTGACTAAGTACGCACACATAGCAATTGGTCGTCTTTTCGTattcatgatgatgatgagacaGATGGATGCCCTTATCCATATGAAGAACATTCGACCCTTATTTACGACTTCAAGAATTCTCATCTGAGGAAGCCCAAATTAGAACTAGTTAGTACATATTTAGAGGGCTGTAGATCTGGGATGCAGGGTCAGTGTTGCAAGTCGTCCCTTGCGAAGCCGGTGTACAAGAGACCATCAGAAGTACATCTCAGTCTATTATTCATGGAAGACTACTGTGGAAAGCCTTGAAAAGGCGAAGCAACTTCACTTGCAATTGTTCAAGAGATTCGAGCAAGTCGACCTTCTCACGGTATCCATCATTCCTAAACTAAATCTCTTGATTAAGATCAAGAATAACTGTTCTTGGATTGGAGGCCGTATTGTATCCCGAACAACATTGATCCTTTCATCAAAAGGCATGTACAACAAATAGTTCATGGTCAAGGAATTCTTGTTGTTCCTTGGGAGTAGTATGTATCAGTTTGaggtttgttttattttattttatttttttcatagatTTATATGATAATGATTTAATCTCTATGTTAAGAGTATCATTGCTTTGGGAAGAACTCAGTAGAATAGATGATATGAGATAACTACATGACATAGATTTATGGATCTTAAATGGATTTTTTGTTCGATTTTATCCATGGCATCGGTTCTTTCAGATACATCGAAAGTCGCCAGAACACTAACATGCAACATCAATTGCTAGTCGTTGGCGTTTACAAGAAGTTTCATACggaattttctttggtttacAGGTTTGGACTTGCTTCTCAGTAGCCAGATTAGatgacttttttttactttcataTCAGATTAGTAGTAGATTCTCAGTAGCCAGATCAGATCATGGTGTTGAAGATTTGACTTTCAAATCAGATCAGTAGTAGATAATACTCTTTTGTTATCCCTTGTTCGATTGTAGTGTGGATTATGTAGGGGACATAACGTATAGTTTGTTTGATGTATCAAGCAATCAAGTGAGCAGAGACTTAAGACCTTCATATATGAAACTCTAATATGAAATCAGGCCATTGTTGTTGCTAAGGTTCGTCAtcgtgaaagtttttttttggggccgGACTACCATGGGCCTAAACGAgctggattttttattttttattttctaagtcttttaaaatctttgttttacacaattttttttgtcaaaagtgattgatacaaataaaaatgtgaaatacttaatacaaataaaaatgtgGGAGACATAAAAAAGATGCAGGGTCGTTTGTCCGCTTGGTTAGTCAAACATGGGTTAGTTCATAGATCTTTGGGTTTCGATTACCAAGGAATagaaactttacaaataaaaCCCGAGGATTGGCATTCGATTGCTGtcattttatatgtatatggtTACAATTATCTACGTTCCCAATGTGCTTATGATGTAGCACCGGGCGGACTGTTAGCTAGTGTCTATCATCTTACGAGAATAGAGTATGGTATAGATCAACCAGAAGAGGTATGCATAAAAGTATTTGCCCCAAGGAGGAATCCTCTATCCCCAATTGTCGATTCTAGAGTATTGAGCGAAAGGTTACACCTATGGGTTAGGTCAACCCTACTCCACTAGTACCAATAGGGGGCATAGGGGAAGAAGCACTACTCCTAGAAATCAACACACGAAAACTTTGTTATAAATTATACCTTTTCCTTATCAGGATCGGGACTAACAATGGTTGGGACAACAAACATCCATCTCGTTCGTATTTTGGATACCCGTATAACCATCGAAGACTGTTGAAGTGACTAATTCCTGCAAATTTAAGGGCGTTGAAGACAAAGAAATTGTTGgagtaacttttttttatctaaTACCAACATGCTTGATGTTAAGGAAAGATCTTCTACAAGAAGGTTGGCTAGAGATTTCTTGTAAAAACACCAGCCCCGCTTAGTTTATAATGAGAATATTTCAGTCTTTTTGATTCCATGTATTATTATCATTATGCACATAAAGGAGGAGCCGTATGAGATGAAAATCTCATGTACGGTTCTGAAACGGAGATTCTTTGAATCGAATGGCGACCGTAACGGATGTCGGCTCAATCCGAAGGAAATTATGCGGAAGCTTTACAGAATTATTATGAAGCTATGCGACTAGAAATTGATCCTTATGATCGAAGTTATATACTCTATAACATAGGCCTTATCCACACAAGTAACGGGGAACATACGAAAGCTTTGGAATATTATTTTCGGGCCCTAGAGCGAAACCCATTCTTACCACAAGCTTTTAATAATATGGCCGTGATCTGTCATTACGTGCGACTATCTCCActatagaaataaaaaaaggaaagaaagaaaaaatccgTTAACGTTAATAAATACTAGAAACAAAGAGTAGGCTTTCTACATATGTATCGTTCAAAACAACGATTTTTATCAGCTGTAGCAAAGAAATAAACTTCATAAAAgttgaaatatgaatatgaagaAATAGGTATGCCTAGATACTTTATTCTATGGATAAAGGATCTAATTGATAGAGGAAGCGCCGTAAAGATCGATTCGCGAGGTTTTGGTCCGATACAATAAGAACTGCTTACTTATGTCATGATATGAGATAAAGTCTTCTATTAAACAATAGTATAGATTATTACATAAACTCTCTTTTACTATACCTAGACCAATAGCcaatatttgaaaaatattatacATAAAAATGAATCTTATGAAATTGAGTTACTTCTATCCCAATCTAGGATTGGCAtcataaaaattaaagcaaTTTGTGCCATTAGAATTAATAATCcaaaataagtatatatattactttattattttgattaagtATAAAATGAGGTTAGTGAGTGAATCAATTAAATCTttagaaaaaagaagggtATAGGCAGGAGGGCCTTGGGCCCGGAGCAAGTTGGGTCGTGAGTTTCAAATCCTAAGCCCAAGTCCTACCCAATTTTAGAACGGGTTTAGTCAAACTGGCCTAAGCATCGTGTCTCAAGCTACCCATTTTGACAGATGGGGGCCGAACCTAATGATGATCATTAGTTGTTGTCAAAGATAACTTGCCAACTCCATTTTAGCTCAGCTCTCTAGTGGGATTTcttattgtttgtttctttgaacAATCTCATTTCTTGAAGCTTATATTCAATGGCAGTGCATCCAATGAAAATGAGATATTCCTCTATTAGTTTGCCACCTTCattgattataaaattaatttgcaATTAGTTACTTTTCATGATCTCGTAGAGAGGATTTAAGCTTGAATAAATTTCTCATTCCAGCTTTCATATGGTACATAAACCCCCTCATCAATAGAACCAAAGCATCGCACTGGATTAGTGACTATAGAAAGTTCTATGCATATTCTAGAAGTGGGCTTTACCTTTCAACCAATAAAGGATTGGAAAAAAGTGGGCTTTGTGCTAGTATGATGCACTATAAGAAAAAGTAGTGGGCTTAGTAGGCTTAGTGGGCTTTGCTGTTCACTTCAGAAAGGGTGAGGCAGATAATATCAGcaaatgcaaatttttttttaaatgataataaatagtaggaaaatcgGAAAAATGCCCTAAACATTGTTTTGAGCTCCTTGTGACGTTAGAAAACTGGAAGAAGCTATAATAAATCATCCatttcattataaaaaaaaatccaaagtgCTTTtgataactcactttcctctcaaccctaactatatatatttgttaacttaaacttcaataacctacaTCAACAAGTATTTCCCGTAAATATTcggaatattttaataactcactttcctttCAACCATAACAATATATTTTGCAATAACCAACATTAGAAGTATATTTCCTTAATGTTAtctaatttataataatacaaGTATTGGtttcatttcatatataattcttGCTAGTATatgttttgttataataatcaacatatataataattggACTATGGTTGCAAGTCATCAAGGGTGTGTGCGTGTCTAGATCTTCGAACTGAAATCTTGTTCAATAAGGCATCAATATCATGCCACATAGGGAATCTGTAAAGTGACCCTATCATGTCTGCTCACATAAAACCGATGGTGTACTTTTTCTGAAAAACCTCACACATCAGTCAGAAGTACTCTCCTTATTGACCTTACATACcatttgttttatattgtttagtgaatggtttatggtttatttatttattttaaaatattgctgaatatttattttgtctaTATGTGTGTTTATATATCTTCACTCTAAAGTATATGTTTACTTTGAGGGCTTCCacaaacatataatataaagaaagagaacaaaagtAGGAGAtgaaaaaatgcaaacaacATATAACTAGTACAAAATAATCTCATAACCTTGTCACAAACACACACTAAAATGTCTTTTCATAAACTTTGCcctaatatataataaataaaggcaaCATTGCATATGATGCAACCATGTCGAAATTCGATATATAATCACATAAAAATGGACACGGCAGCAGTATATGGCCGTAATCTTTTGCACTTTGCATCTCGCGTTTTCCTAAATAAagacatcaaaatataaagGTTGAAACCTTCCATAGTAGTAAGCATCAAAATAGGTTTGAAGCAGAGcttaatgaaaaattaaattccccTAATTTGCCTCTGCTCAAACATGAGAACCAAACTGGTTACTTTTCCTGCTCAGTATATTTGTTAACATCGGAAACAGTAATATCTTACTAATCAAACTCGAGTACGACAAGTTTTGCATAGGACCAGAAGTAGTCGAATCTAGCTTGCATCACACACTTCTTTAACTCCACTGCATTAGATGAGTTCTTGAACTTTTGAAAAGCTACACTCCAAAGTTGTTTGTGTCAACTCTTCATGCGCTACAACTTTGCCCTATCTACATTGGCCTGCCTTTTGTCATCTTCGATTTGGCCTTCAACAAATTCCAACCGTGCCCTTGCCCTTTCGATTTCATCTCTAAGTTCAAGATGTCTATTCTTCAAGAATTCAATAACtctttcaaactcaaaactacTAACAAAATGGCAATTTTGTCTAGGAATGTGACAGTGCTTGTCTAATGACTCACTTGGATTCTGAAGCCGGTCTTTGCTAGGAGGGGTGTTTATTATGGTGAAATCAAATTTGGTTGGTAAATCCATTATGTGGAGGGAGAGAGTTTATATGGAGGAGAGAGTTTCTGTAAATGGAGAAAGATTCTCTGAAGGATAGAGTTTTTATGGAGGGAGGGCTTATATTAATACCAATGAAAAGGTTTCCAGCAAAAAACCTTTGCTTGACAATCTATGTTTTTAGTTAGTCTGATCCTAACTAGTTTGGTTAGTTTGGTTGGGTTCACTAAGTAGATCTCACTtcctatattttcttttaactaCTGACAGTGCTGTAAGGATAGTATGAGGTTGACATGCTTCAATATCTAActggcatttttttttttaaatttaaatagagTACAGCAGAGGACATCATGCAAGCTTTGGTATGTTGGTGTATAAAGCTATGCCTCCTTTCTCAAACCAAATTGCATATGCAACCCTCATcatctaaaaacaaataagattattcaagcatgtcaacctcttCAGGGGCCAACAACACACTCaaagataaaaaatttgagtCGCAAGTTCCATTTCCGCGTCCACTTCGCTGACCCCTGCCATTTTCAACATCATATGGGAATGAGAGCGACTATGATGATCCATTAGAGGCAATACATGTCGTCAATAGCAAGCTGAATTACAATTCCATATTGATCAAGTCATGGCAATGGAAATGTGTTGAAGATGAGGCCACTCTGGTTGATCTTAACATTAGAGTTAACTAAGCATTCTTCCAAAAGAACAAGTACATCAAGCTGAGGAGTTGGATACAATGATGaatgataaaattaaagaTGTTTTGGTGAACCATATGCGAGGCAAAAAGCACCACAATGAAATGGAATTGGCATTCAACGAAGGATTCGACAAAGTCCGAGCATTTGCGGTAATTACTCATACAAGTTATAATTAGGACTATGTGTCCCCTGATGTTGTGAGATAGCAATTAGATGATGATGGGGACATCATTGAGCATAAGCACATCAAAGTTGCTCAGAAGAAGCCAATTGATACAAATGAGTGATTGTGGGTACTA
This window encodes:
- the LOC109947086 gene encoding LOW QUALITY PROTEIN: uncharacterized protein LOC109947086 (The sequence of the model RefSeq protein was modified relative to this genomic sequence to represent the inferred CDS: inserted 2 bases in 1 codon): MGYTYGLGQPYSTSTNRGHRGRSTTPRNQHTKTLLXKLYLFLIRIGTNNGWDNKHPSRSYFGYPYNHRRLLK